One window of Montipora foliosa isolate CH-2021 unplaced genomic scaffold, ASM3666993v2 scaffold_477, whole genome shotgun sequence genomic DNA carries:
- the LOC137989845 gene encoding uncharacterized protein, translated as MDASSVVDGVCASGNMPTQEVPTKGKSALKDSCSAYKGHLTRIYQDIEPLLRRRRNVNLIKEKLRALELAFTKFEQAHIMYIDAIDDSEELQVAITGFDSELQRKHEFCEPVNKWLNSVRNEETCSDVLPSDSVNQHGLSLTSNKSHHSGSSMDSRLSVKIKVAKAERAIAKLKLNQLKKKIELQQKRDAVQREQEILEAENEVERATLRAHILEEEDGVEQIVDPSQATEDKSLCEPERAYESVYLIADAKEEKMSAPLPGTSVTLNPAAPVWTRVPNRCEAPSTRSCNEVPPPEARFQQLLQQQQEMIQLQQQTFQSVASTIRQGFALPKPELSKFDGNPLEFWNFIRSFESNIEKNASDESEKLSFRLQYCTGAARNAIKSCVSMDPGFGYQIARALLQDRFGHPFKIAVAHLNQITHGPPVKPYDQKGLLAFADQLRDCQNALELIGYLDEINSADNLRRIVDRLPFHLKTKWLEIADSIQQTGQRPRIHHISQFVTTKARVANNPVYGGALTNDKEKGNPRNKSSNPGAKMTTYATQGGFRAPVSPSAQVEDVKVDRRLSYKFGINASLKRCLVCHGMHQLWNCEQFKNKSYSDRIRIVRDARLCENYFKIGHMAKGCMQRSGCYVEGCGKKHMTVLHPPVQSLPVGHGTQDGRRADQELSHSESSTSGVVAELSSQSHVIGAGVNGQNGTGHIADKVPLRIVPVRVRGNQPGKVVETYALLDNGSDVTLCDRKLVDELGITGQPRSFMLTTQESKNSERSGLEVKLIFGSINGDSSLEVPRAWTVDRVNISECSIPRDHDVSKWPHLNGIELPEINGWTLIGPTVKVNEESSFCVNFVRLNDESDSRDETLLLQVKNFCETDFADSISSSKVAMSVEDERALTIMESSVRRVSGRYQVALPWRRQPPYLPNNRVAVEQRLSLLKKRFHRDPEFFARYKAAVNDYIAKGKCLWRNFTLMVGPYGRPLWYLPHHAVFHPHKPDKLRVVFDCAARFKGTSLNDQLLHGPDLTNSLFGVLQRFRQEPVALVSDIEAMFHQVKVDPLDSDALRFLWWQNGDLSAQPIEYRMEVHLFGSTSSPSCANFCIRKTAKDNIGNFSHQMIDTVLKNFYVDDCLKSVQSSCAAIDLRSQLCELLQKGGFRLTKWSCISKDVLGTIPNADRAPSIFDLDLKAEELPIERTLGVQWSMETDMFIFKLLPKDKPYTSRGILSVTSSIYDPLGIISPVVLSVKKLIQDLCKQGFSWDEEIKEEEAIRWKKWLSELPKLSQISLARCLKPADFRVADVTELHHFADASQIAYGAVSYARFVNEERNAVHCSFLVGKSRLAHVKPMTIPRLELSAAVVAVKLDRTLREELEIKIDRSVFWSDSTAVLQYIKNEDKRFHTFVANRLAVIHDGSKPSQWNFVESARNPADDASRGLTPEELLLQDRWFKGPEFLWKREGSWPVPSSPLPSIPDQDPEIKSQGQTNRTTMVSEESNLNSMIQRYSSWYELKRVVAWLLRFREYIRRKCYPPNDALPQGELSLEKLRFAELHIVKFVQRLSFPEIFSALQASNSKTQEKRALRTSGSSGSIYKLRPMLDKEGALRVGGRLVNASLNYQSKHQLLLPYNHHLSRLLIMAHHQSVGHLGQEYVLTSLRKKYWIIKGRAAVRKVLSGCLTCRKQNSLRGQQMMADLPKERGERELREAVDSWNQQKINSFLHQRNIDWKFNPPGASHMGGVWERIIRSVRKVLRVLLREQLVSGEALRTLMAEVESILSGRPLTRNSDDPADMEPLTPNHLLLMQSNLNVPPGVFVKGDLYCRNRWKQVQCIADVFWKRWLSEYLPSLQERQKWLRPRRNFVVGDLVLIADERVHRGQWPLGRVVEVHPGSDGLTRSVKVATRTTVLSRPVTKLCFLKQEHLS; from the exons ATGGATGCCAGTTCGGTGGTTGACGGTGTTTGTGCAAGTGGCAATATGCCAACTCAGGAAGTTCCGACGAAAGGAAAGAGTGCCTTGAAAGATTCGTGTTCCGCATACAAGGGTCATTTGACCAGAATTTATCAGGATATCGAGCCTTTGCTGAGGCGTCGCAGAAATGTCAACcttatcaaagagaaacttAGAGCTTTGGAGTTAGCGTTTACTAAATTTGAGCAGGCACACATCATGTACATTGATGCCATAGATGATTCCGAAGAGCTGCAAGTAGCAATTACTGGTTTCGACTCCGAACTCCAGAGGAAGCACGAGTTTTGTGAGCCTGTTAACAAGTGGTTAAATAGTGTCCGGAACGAGGAGACGTGTTCTGATGTTCTACCGAGTGATTCTGTAAACCAGCACGGACTCTCGTTGACTTCGAATAAAAGTCATCACTCTGGTTCTAGCATGGATTCGCGTTTGAGTGTAAAAATAAAAGTAGCTAAGGCAGAAAGAGCCATCGCTAAACTAAAGTTGAATCAACTAAAGAAGAAGATAGAACTGCAACAGAAAAGGGATGCGGTACAGCGAGAGCAGGAGATCCTAGAAGCAGAGAATGAAGTTGAGCGTGCTACCCTAAGGGCCCATATCTTAGAGGAGGAAGATGGCGTAGAACAAATTGTGGATCCCTCCCAGGCTACCGAGGACAAGTCACTATGTGAGCCAGAAAGGGCTTATGAGTCGGTTTACTTGATTGCAGACGCTAAAGAAGAGAAAATGTCTGCACCTTTACCGGGTACAAGTGTCACTTTGAATCCGGCAGCTCCTGTGTGGACGCGAGTACCGAATCGCTGTGAGGCTCCATCAACTAGATCTTGCAATGAGGTTCCTCCGCCCGAGGCAAGGTTTCAGCAGTTACTGCAGCAGCAACAGGAAATGATACAGCTCCAGCAGCAAACGTTTCAATCTGTGGCGTCAACGATTAGGCAAGGGTTTGCCTTACCTAAACCCGAACTCAGCAAGTTTGATGGAAATCCGCTTGAGTTTTGGAACTTTATTCGCTCCTTTGAGAGCAATATCGAGAAAAATGCGTCCGATGAGAGTGAGAAGTTGTCATTTCGTCTTCAGTACTGTACGGGAGCAGCTAGAAATGCTATCAAGAGCTGTGTTTCAATGGATCCTGGATTTGGATACCAGATTGCACGTGCCCTGCTGCAAGATCGTTTTGGGCATCCATTCAAGATTGCCGTAGCCCACTTAAACCAAATAACTCATGGTCCACCCGTGAAGCCTTATGACCAAAAGGGACTACTGGCCTTTGCAGATCAGCTGAGGGATTGCCAGAACGCATTAGAATTAATCGGGTACTTGGACGAGATTAACAGCGCCGATAATCTGAGAAGAATAGTTGACAGGCTCCCCTTTCACCTGAAAACGAAGTGGCTTGAGATCGCAGACAGTATCCAGCAAACCGGTCAGCGACCGAGAATTCATCACATTTCCCAGTTTGTCACTACTAAGGCGCGAGTGGCCAACAATCCAGTTTATGGAGGTGCATTAACTAACGACAAAGAAAAGGGCAATCCAAGAAACAAATCTTCAAATCCCGGAGCAAAAATGACTACCTATGCCACCCAAGGGGGATTCAGAGCACCGGTCTCTCCCAGTGCACAAGTTGAAGATGTGAAAGTGGACCGAAGACTCTCTTATAAATTCGGGATTAACGCCTCGCTTAAAAGGTGTCTAGTTTGCCATGGTATGCACCAGCTGTGGAACTGCGAACAATTTAAGAACAAATCGTACAGCGATCGTATTAGGATCGTTCGCGATGCGAGGTTATGTGAGAACTATTTCAAAATAGGCCATATGGCCAAGGGATGCATGCAGAGAAGTGGTTGTTACGTCGAGGGTTGTGGAAAGAAGCATATGACCGTTCTCCATCCACCAGTTCAGTCTCTTCCAGTTGGTCACGGGACACAAGATGGTCGCCGTGCCGATCAGGAGCTCAGCCATAGTGAAAGTTCCACCTCGGGTGTTGTAGCAGAATTGTCCAGCCAGAGTCATGTCATTGGGGCCGGCGTGAATGGTCAGAATGGTACCGGCCATATAGCTGATAAAGTCCCTCTAAGAATTGTTCCTGTTAGGGTACGTGGTAATCAGCCCGGTAAAGTGGTAGAAACGTACGCCCTGTTGGATAACGGCTCTGATGTGACCCTTTGTGACAGGAAGTTGGTTGATGAATTGGGGATCACAGGGCAACCACGAAGTTTCATGTTAACAACCCAAGAAAGCAAGAACAGCGAGAGATCTGGCCTAGAAGTTAAGCTAATTTTTGGCTCAATCAACGGAGATTCCAGCCTTGAAGTACCTAGGGCGTGGACCGTCGATCGCGTAAACATATCTGAGTGTAGTATTCCAAGAGATCATGATGTCAGTAAATGGCCGCACCTTAACGGCATCGAACTCCCAGAGATCAACG GTTGGACCCTTATAGGACCAACTGTGAAGGTCAATGAAGAAAGCAGTTTCTGTGTGAACTTTGTGCGTTTGAATGATGAAAGCGACTCCAGAGACGAAACCTTACTGCTGCAAGTTAAGAACTTCTGTGAAACTGATTTTGCTGATTCGATATCTAGTTCTAAAGTCGCCATGTCCGTTGAAGACGAAAGAGCATTGACAATCATGGAATCTTCTGTCAGAAGGGTCTCCGGACGTTATCAAGTAGCCCTTCCATGGAGACGGCAACCTCCTTACCTTCCAAATAACCGAGTCGCAGTTGAGCAGCGATTGTCTTTGTTGAAAAAGAGATTTCATCGAGATCCAGAGTTCTTCGCACGCTATAAAGCAGCTGTTAACGACTACATCGCAAAAGGCAAGTGCCTGTGGAGGAACTTTACCCTAATGGTAGGCCCTTATGGTAGGCCCTTATGGTACTTACCACACCATGCCGTTTTCCATCCCCACAAGCCAGACAAGTTAAGAGTAGTGTTTGACTGTGCTGCACGGTTCAAGGGTACTTCTCTGAACGATCAGTTATTACACGGCCCTGATTTGACCAATAGTTTGTTCGGTGTTCTTCAAAGATTTCGTCAAGAACCAGTCGCCCTGGTTTCTGATATCGAAGCTATGTTCCATCAAGTGAAAGTTGACCCCCTGGATTCAGATGCCTTGAGATTTTTGTGGTGGCAAAACGGTGATTTATCTGCACAGCCTATTGAATACCGGATGGAAGTCCACCTTTTTGGTAGTACCTCGTCACCGAGTTGTGCAAACTTCTGCATCAGGAAGACTGCTAAAGACAATATTGGAAATTTCTCCCACCAGATGATCGATACAGTCCTGAAGAACTTTTACGTTGACGACTGTCTGAAATCTGTGCAATCCTCCTGTGCTGCCATCGATTTAAGAAGTCAGCTCTGCGAACTGCTTCAAAAGGGCGGATTCCGATTGACTAAGTGGTCGTGTATCTCTAAGGATGTCCTAGGGACCATTCCAAACGCCGATAGAGCCCCTTCAATCTTTGATCTTGATTTGAAGGCTGAAGAACTTCCCATCGAGAGAACTCTCGGAGTTCAGTGGAGCATGGAGACAGATATGTTCATCTTTAAGTTGCTGCCAAAGGATAAGCCCTACACAAGTCGAGGGATTTTATCAGTGACCAGCTCCATTTATGATCCCCTCGGTATCATTTCGCCAGTTGTTCTTTCGGTCAAGAAACTAATTCAAGATCTTTGCAAGCAAGGGTTTAGTTGGGATGAAGAGattaaagaagaagaagctaTACGCTGGAAAAAGTGGCTTTCAGAGTTACCAAAGTTGTCCCAGATTTCTTTGGCACGATGTTTGAAACCAGCTGACTTTCGGGTTGCAGACGTCACGGAGCTTCATCACTTTGCAGACGCGTCACAGATCGCGTATGGTGCAGTCTCGTATGCAAGATTTGTCAATGAAGAAAGGAATGCAGTCCACTGCAGTTTTCTCGTTGGAAAGTCCCGTTTAGCTCACGTCAAGCCAATGACCATTCCCAGGTTGGAGCTATCAGCAGCGGTAGTTGCCGTGAAGCTGGACCGAACATTAAGAGAAGAACTGGAGATAAAAATTGACAGATCAGTGTTTTGGTCGGACTCTACAGCTGTTTTACAATACATCAAGAATGAGGACAAGCGTTTTCATACGTTTGTTGCAAATCGTCTGGCAGTGATCCACGATGGCTCAAAACCATCGCAGTGGAATTTCGTTGAGTCAGCAAGGAACCCTGCAGATGATGCCAGCAGAGGTTTGACTCCGGAAGAGTTGCTTCTTCAGGATCGATGGTTCAAGGGTCCCGAATTCCTTTGGAAACGAGAAGGGTCTTGGCCAGTTCCTTCAAGTCCTTTACCAAGTATACCTGACCAGGATCCAGAGATTAAGAGTCAAGGTCAAACCAATAGAACAACCATGGTTTCTGAGGAAAGTAATTTAAACTCAATGATCCAGCGTTACTCGTCTTGGTACGAGCTTAAGAGGGTCGTGGCCTGGTTGTTGCGTTTCAGAGAGTACATCCGAAGAAAGTGTTATCCGCCAAACGACGCACTGCCACAAGGCGAGCTTTCACTGGAGAAGTTAAGGTTCGCAGAACTTCACATCGTGAAATTCGTTCAGAGATTGTCTTTCCCCGAAATATTTAGTGCACTTCAAGCTTCAAATTCCAAAACCCAAGAGAAACGTGCCCTGAGGACTTCTGGCTCGTCTGGTTCCATCTACAAACTACGTCCAATGCTTGATAAAGAAGGAGCGTTAAGGGTTGGCGGAAGACTTGTGAATGCCTCGTTGAATTATCAGTCAAAGCATCAGCTGCTACTGCCTTACAATCATCACCTTTCCAGATTGCTGATTATGGCACATCACCAATCCGTGGGACACCTAGGTCAAGAATACGTGCTGACAAGTTTACGAAAAAAGTACTGGATCATCAAGGGACGAGCTGCCGTTCGTAAAGTACTCAGTGGTTGTTTGACATGCCGCAAGCAGAACTCTCTCCGTGGCCAACAAATGATGGCAGATTTACCCAAAGAAAG AGGGGAAAGAGAGCTAAGAGAAGCAGTGGATAGTTGGAATCAGCAGAAGATCAATTCATTCCTGCACCAAAGAAATATCGATTGGAAGTTTAACCCTCCTGGAGCCTCTCATATGGGAGGAGTGTGGGAGCGCATTATTCGATCTGTGCGCAAAGTTCTGAGAGTATTGTTAAGGGAGCAGTTGGTTTCTGGAGAAGCGTTGCGAACATTGATGGCTGAAGTTGAAAGTATCCTGAGTGGACGACCATTAACCCGCAACAGTGATGACCCGGCTGACATGGAACCCTTGAccccaaatcatttgcttctcATGCAGTCAAATTTGAATGTGCCACCTGGTGTATTCGTGAAGGGAGATCTCTATTGCCGAAATCGTTGGAAACAAGTGCAATGTATTGCTGACGTATTCTGGAAAAGATGGTTGTCGGAGTATTTGCCTTCCTTACAAGAACGCCAGAAGTGGTTAAGGCCGCGTCGAAATTTTGTAGTCGGAGACCTGGTGCTTATCGCAGATGAAAGAGTTCACCGTGGACAATGGCCGTTAGGTCGCGTCGTTGAAGTTCACCCGGGAAGTGATGGCCTTACAAGATCCGTGAAGGTTGCGACAAGAACGACGGTCCTATCAAGACCAGTCACGAAGTTATGCTTCCTAAAACAGGAACATTTATCTTAA